One region of Micromonospora ureilytica genomic DNA includes:
- a CDS encoding SDR family NAD(P)-dependent oxidoreductase encodes MSEPADTQLVPPSSVVLVSGGSRGLGLAIVTDLLDAGVKVAAFARTITPELEKLAAEHPDRVHVGAVDVTDLRAAQSFVREVEQRLGPIDGIVNNAAMGQDSLHAHTATDDIARIIETNLTAPLQLTRLVIRRMLAKGLRGRIVNITSICGQRGFPGLVAYSATKGGMDAATRSLARELGGRMLVNSVAPGFFASEMSAVLGPTQLDQIVRRTPTGHLTEPVEVTPVVRMLLREHTNINGQVIVVDGAAAI; translated from the coding sequence ATGTCTGAGCCCGCCGACACCCAGCTCGTCCCGCCCAGCTCCGTGGTCCTCGTCTCCGGCGGTTCCCGTGGCCTGGGCCTGGCCATCGTCACCGACCTGCTCGACGCGGGCGTCAAGGTGGCCGCGTTCGCCCGCACCATCACCCCGGAGCTGGAGAAGCTCGCCGCCGAGCACCCCGACCGGGTGCACGTCGGCGCGGTGGACGTCACCGACCTGCGCGCCGCGCAGAGCTTCGTCCGCGAGGTGGAGCAGCGTCTCGGCCCGATCGACGGCATCGTCAACAACGCCGCCATGGGGCAGGACTCCCTGCACGCGCACACCGCCACCGACGACATCGCCCGGATCATCGAGACCAACCTGACGGCCCCGCTACAGCTGACGCGGTTGGTGATCCGCCGGATGCTCGCCAAGGGACTGCGCGGACGGATCGTCAACATCACCTCGATCTGCGGGCAGCGCGGTTTTCCCGGCCTCGTCGCGTACTCGGCCACCAAGGGCGGCATGGACGCCGCCACCCGCTCGCTCGCCCGCGAACTGGGCGGCCGGATGCTGGTCAACTCGGTCGCGCCCGGCTTCTTCGCGTCGGAGATGTCCGCGGTGCTCGGTCCGACCCAGCTCGACCAGATCGTGCGCCGCACCCCGACCGGTCACCTGACCGAGCCGGTGGAGGTCACCCCGGTCGTACGGATGCTGCTGCGCGAGCACACCAACATCAACGGCCAGGTCATCGTGGTGGACGGTGCCGCCGCCATCTGA
- a CDS encoding AMP-binding protein — protein sequence MTVATSRHPAPAHPEPAGVDNRLVVGGAALTWRSLPTPTLPDPAAVLAHSAVHALTAARQHAVHGTELLLSTASRVDATMRAELLEAGFTVSVLDDDGVRPSVPARPRAAEPHRLWLLTSGSTGRPKRVGHTLDTLTTVRADQPDRTWLCPYAPGTYAWWQVVTLSLTQPGQHLVVVEPDELDDWPSVAAAHGVDAASGTPTFWRRTLYRDAEALARVPLRQITLGGEPVDQAILDQLREVFPAARISWIYASSEVGASIVVHDGRAGFPVDWLDRETPGRPTLSVRDDELVVTSPYHGAGLAGPIRTGDRVQVLDGRVLITGRLDSDEINVGGSKVSAGVVRGVLAGHPAVAWARVTGRRAPVLGRMVVAEVVLAPADAGVADEAALVRWCADRLPEHAVPRRIRVLTDIPVKETLKSDV from the coding sequence GTGACCGTCGCGACGTCGCGCCACCCCGCGCCCGCACACCCGGAGCCGGCCGGAGTCGACAATCGACTCGTCGTCGGTGGCGCCGCGCTGACCTGGCGCTCGCTGCCGACGCCCACACTGCCCGACCCGGCGGCGGTGCTCGCCCACTCCGCCGTGCACGCGCTCACCGCGGCGCGGCAGCACGCCGTGCACGGCACCGAGCTGCTGCTGAGCACCGCCAGTCGGGTCGACGCCACGATGCGTGCCGAGCTGCTGGAGGCCGGGTTCACCGTCAGCGTCCTCGACGACGACGGCGTGCGCCCGAGTGTCCCGGCCCGGCCGCGAGCCGCCGAGCCCCACCGGCTCTGGCTGCTGACCTCGGGCTCGACGGGGCGTCCGAAGCGGGTCGGGCACACCCTCGACACGCTGACCACCGTCCGGGCGGACCAGCCCGACCGGACCTGGCTCTGCCCGTACGCCCCCGGCACGTACGCCTGGTGGCAGGTGGTCACCCTGTCGCTGACCCAGCCCGGTCAGCACCTGGTGGTGGTCGAGCCCGACGAGTTGGACGACTGGCCCTCGGTCGCTGCCGCGCACGGGGTCGACGCCGCCTCCGGCACCCCGACCTTCTGGCGGCGCACCCTCTACCGCGACGCCGAAGCGCTGGCCCGGGTGCCGCTGCGTCAGATCACCCTCGGCGGAGAACCGGTGGACCAGGCGATCCTGGACCAACTGCGGGAGGTCTTCCCGGCGGCCCGGATCTCCTGGATCTACGCGTCCTCAGAGGTGGGGGCGTCCATTGTGGTGCACGACGGGCGGGCCGGGTTCCCGGTCGACTGGCTGGACCGGGAAACCCCGGGCCGGCCGACGCTCTCCGTCCGCGACGACGAACTGGTGGTCACCTCCCCGTACCACGGTGCCGGTCTCGCCGGCCCGATCCGCACCGGCGACCGGGTGCAGGTGCTCGACGGCCGAGTGCTGATCACCGGCCGACTGGACTCCGACGAGATCAACGTCGGTGGCAGCAAGGTCTCCGCCGGTGTGGTCCGCGGCGTGTTGGCCGGTCATCCGGCGGTGGCCTGGGCCCGCGTGACCGGCCGCCGCGCCCCGGTGCTCGGGCGGATGGTGGTCGCCGAGGTGGTCCTCGCCCCCGCCGATGCCGGCGTGGCGGACGAGGCCGCACTGGTCCGCTGGTGCGCCGACCGGCTTCCCGAGCACGCGGTGCCACGCCGCATTCGCGTCCTGACCGACATTCCCGTCAAGGAGACCCTGAAGAGCGATGTCTGA